TCCCTTGCAAATCTAAATGCATATTCAATGTAGTCTTCACCAATAACCCTCATCCATATGGAATCGTGGGTTCTTAAAGCACCGTTATTGTCAGAAATTGCCTCATTCACAACGTCCCAATGTATAATCTTTCCTTTGTAGTGTTCCATTACAGTGTATATATGCTCTCTCATAATTTCCAGAAGCTCATCCCGTGTCCAGTTTCCGTTTTCCAGCCACTGCGGTGTTTGATTGTGCCATATCAATGTATGTCCACGGACTGCCATTCCATGTTCTTCTGCAAATTCAACCAGTCTGTCTCCAGGTCCGAAGTTGTACTGTCCTCTTGCCGGCTGTATAGTGTCAAACTTCATTTCATTCTCAGCTACAACCATATTAAATTCTCTCTTTAGTACTTCATAGTACATTAAGTCATTTTTCTGATGGAATACGCTTCCAACAGATGTTCCTATATACATTCCCCTGCTTTCCGCAAGCTCTTTTAATGTAGTTCCATTAATAGGCGTTGTAGGAGGTACAGGTGTTGGTGTCGGCGGTGGTGTTGCTTCATCTGTTGAAAATTGAATCCAATTGACATTAACTGAGTCTTTAAATGTCAGGTATAAATCATATACACCATTAATTGTTGGTAAGTTTACAGATGCCCTTTGATAGAAATTCCATCCACCGGTGTTTTCAACTGTCAGTATAGCTACCGGATTACCATCAGGGCTGTCAAGTCTTATTTCTATGTCAACTGTATCGTTTTGAGTTGCAACATATACTTCCATTGATTTAGCACCTGGGCTAAAGTTTAAATCTTTGTACACAACATAGTCTCCCGGCTCAATCCAGCCTATTGCATTGTCCCCGTCTCCTGTTCCGACAGTTTGGATTGTTGTTGAGTTTGTTTCGTCAAAGTTTTCAGCTTCAATTTTCCTAAAGGCATCCTTGGTATTTGGACCAGGTGTCTTGGTTGGCGGTGGCGGTGGTGATGTAGGCTTGGTTCCACCTTCTGATTCAACAGGGAATTTGTCAATAATCTCAAGTATGTATCTGCTCATCAGCGATACATCCACTGAGTCTAAAACCCCATCCCCATTTAGATCCGCTACCTTTTCTTGCACCGGTAAAGTATCGGTTATCTCCATTATGTACCTTGATAACATTGCCAAGTCTAAAGTGTCAATTACCCCGTCGCTATTTAAGTCACCATATGCAGTTGCGCTGGCTGAAACTTCTTTTGGCAGGTTGTTACCGGTGAAAATTACCATGGTCATAATAATTGATACAACCAAAAGTAAAATTCCAGCCTTTGTGAAAGCTTTTTTCATTACATCTCCTCCTCTTTTTATTTATATTGACTGCCATTATTTAATGGCTTAGTCATCCATTAAAATTATTGGTATTTTAAAATTTATAACATTAATTTATAACATTTTAATAAGTAGCCATTTTAACAAAATGATAAATTTTATTCTGAATACAGCTGGCTTTGTGGAATAACAGTCCTGGCCATACCCGGCCTTTCCCACTCAAGCCTTATTGTCCCGTTGCCCATGTTTTTATTGTATTCCAGGTATATATCATATTTCTTTCCTGCTTCAAGGTAAATTTTCCCTGTACTTGTTACTTCCCACATGGCATTCCACTCATCAATTATCAATTTACCGTCAACCCACAATTTGGCGCCGCTACTATGTGTAACGTAAAATGTATATTCCCCGCTGTCCGGGGGCTGGACTTTGCCTGTCCACCTTATACTGTAAACTCCGTTGTTATATATTGACTCATGGGGTGGGTAGATCCCCCAGTTAAAATTAATTTCCGGGTCTACTACTGTTGCCTTAAAATCCATAAAATTCATGCCATTATAGTACTCACCCCTAAGACCGTTTCCATCTCCCTGCAATTCTTTAGGCATGCTCAATGTTTTTTCAGATGGAAACAGTACTCTTTGCGGAACCACTTCCCTGGATATACTTGGACTGCTCCACTCTAATTTCATATTTCCATAGTTTCTAAAGTTATTAAAATCATGATACTCAAGTTTAATATTATATTTCTGACCGCCTATAAGGAATATATGTCCAAAACTTGACATTCCCCATATGTCTTTAGTCCATTCATTTATAACCATTATATTATTAACCCACAATCTTACGCCATAGCCCCTGTTAATGTAGAAGGTATACATCTCAGTGTTTTCCACCTTTATCTGCCCTTCCCAACGGATGCTAAGGGATCCGTCATCATTTAAATCCGGATGCGGAAGATTTCTTCCCCAATTGAAGTTTATCTCCGGATCTATGCGGGTTCCGGCTAAATCTGTAAAATCCGGATTGTTATAATATTCTCCTCTAAGTCCTGTACCAACATCTTCCGGTTCCTGGTCCCCTGGCGTGGTAGTTGGCTTTGTGTCAGGCGTTTGCCTTGGGTCTTGTGTCTCACCCGGTGTTGGCGTAGCACTTGGTCTTATTATTGGTGTTGAACTTGATGTTGGCATTGGTCTCTGCGTCTCACGTGGCACCGGTGTGCTTGTTGGTGTTGTAGTAGGTGTTGTAGTAGGTGTTATACTAGGTGTCGGCCTTGGTTTTTGTGTCTCATCCGGCTCCGGCGTCTCACTTGGTTTTACCGTTGGAGTTCTGGTTGGCGTTACTGTTGGTGTTGTAGTTGGTGTATTTTGTGGCTTCGAAGTAGAATCAGGTGTTGCTGCAGGTGTTTCTGTTGAAGGTGGTATTACTGCAGGCATTGTTGTTTCAGGCATTGTTGCTGCAGGTACATCTCCCGGTGTTGTTCCGGGTGTCGTTTCAGGTGTTGCCTCAGACGTTGTTTCATCTGTTGATTCATCTGTTACCTCAGGTGTTGAAGTAACTTCTTCCCGGGACTCATCAGGAGTTGTCACATCTTCTTCTGTAGAATCACCGGATTTAGGTGTCGGCGTATCTTCCGGAACAGCTGTTACATCCGGTGTTGTTTTAGCTTCTTCGTCTGAATCCGGATTATTTTTTGCAAGCTTCATATATTCCTCAATAATATCCTTTAAGGATAATTTTTTAAACTCCTCAATTGAAATACCGCCTTCTCCTTGGTTAATTTCGGTGAATATAGTGTATTTCCCCATTGAAATATGATTTTTCTCTGACAATTTCATTTGCTCTGCATTAGATTCTATAACCAACATATTTATATTAGGAAACTCTTCTCTTATTGTGTTTCTATAACTTTTTAAACTATCCATTATTTTGCTTTCTGCACCGTCCATATCTTTTCTGGCTGTTTTATTTTTATCATTAACTGCTCCTGCGAGCAAAACATAGTTTTCTTCCCCATCCCTTAATATACCTGTTTTTTTGTAATATTCTATTATGCTAAACAGTCCTTCACTAATTTCCATTCCTTCAAGGGCTAATTCCTCCCCGAAGTTGTCTGGTAAACCTTCTAAATATGAAAGCCTTAATATTTTTTGTCCTTCATCTACTTCAAACCCTATACCAGGGTTTACATCAAGACTTACATATCCAAAAACTTCTGAACTATTTACACTCCAAAAAGGAACAATGCCGCTAAACATTAGTCCCGATAAAATCAATATAAAGCAAGCCGCAACCATTGAAAACCTTTTCATGTAGTAAGTTAAATTTATAATATCGGATTTTTTAAATTCCACTTCCTGAGATTTGTACATAGTAGGTCTTCTTTTCAGCTTGTAAAATTCATTATCTTTAGTTAAAACAGTAACTGTATGCTCGCTAATGTCCATAATTAAGCCTTTTAATCTCATTTAACCACCTCTTTCGAGCTTCCCAAGTAGGACTTTAGATGCTCATAATCATTGCCGTATATAAGGCATAATGAAATGATATAATTCCTATTTCTTTGTAAAGTTCTGGGATGAAGATCTACAATTTTTGTTAATTCTTTAATAGGGAGGTACTTCTTGGTGATTAGTTTGTTGTATATTTCTTTATGCTCAACAATCTTTCGTGCTACTTTAATACACATTTCTCTTGAATCTCTGTGTTTAGGCATGTATTTAGGCATATCGCTGATTTTCATTCCAAAGGATTCTAATTTCTTATTGTAGTGCTTTATCTCTTGAAATAATTCAATTCTTTCAAACTTTGACCCTGTATCATCTCTTAAATATCTTTCTTCATAATTTTGTTCATCATTTTCTAAATATGAAAAGGGAAGTTCATGCCTGCTTTTTGATTTAAACCTGAAATAATCTATTATTCTTCTTTTTATTACCTGTTCTGCAAAACTAAAAAAATTAAATCCTGTGGAACTTTTTTTGGAATCGTATTTTTCAATAGCTTCGTTGAATGCAATCAATCCTATACTGTATTCATCGCAATTTTTTATGTTAGAGGTCTCAAAAATATCCTTTGAAAGTACTTTTAAAATAAATGGTATGTAATCTTTAATGAATTTTTCCCTGGCCTCGTTGTCTCCTTCTTTTATTCTTTTTATAGTTTGCGCAACAGATTCCCCGTCTGAATTATAGACAGTAAAAATGATAATCACCATACCACCTCTTCCAGAAAAATACATATACCTATATAATACAACCCCGCCCGGGTAAATAAACCCTATAAAATAAATCAAAAATAAATTTAAAAAGCCCTCTTTATCTTATCTCTTTCGTTTTTTTTAATATTTTTATATGTTTTTATTCTTTTACATCTTTTTTTATCTGTTTATATCTCATGATTATATTTTATCATCTAAATTAAATTAATTCCATAGCCATTTGTCCCTTCGATAGCGTCAATTTATTGTAGGAAAAAGAAAAGTAGATGGCATCCCATTTTTTATTTGTGCAACTATTTCAAATAACGGTCTCTTAGTAACGAAAGTGTTTTACATCATTTTGAGCCTTATTTTCTTTTATAATTCCTCTAACTTATTGTCTATTATTCCATATAACTCTTTCTTTCTATAAAGAATTCATTTTACTCAATACTTGTGACAAATTAGTACGTTTTGTTATCTATGTTCCTTCACATTTTAACGCTACTTTTAAAAGAAAAAAGTATTTCTATTGTACCATTTTCCATTTTGTCAAGGCTAAAACAAGCGGGCAAAGCCCGGCCTTGACAAGTAGTAGGGCTTCGCGGGTCATGGTACTAAAGTTTTGCTTTTTTCTTTTCTTTTTCTTTTTTTATGTTTTTTCTTTTTCTTTGTCTTTTTTCCAGATATGTATAATTCCTATTGGATAGGCTTACTTGTAAACTTTCCCGTAATTTTTGCTTTATTATTACCTCATCCCTATCCGCATATACCTATAATACGCCTTAATTCTTTATATAAACCAGTTTTACACCCCTTATGAATAACAGTTAAATTACTATTCCATACACTCTCATACCTGTTTGATGACTTCTTTAATTCCTTAATTAATTTTTCCTGAATTTCTTGCCTACTAGATGCTAACTTTTTTTGTTTTTGTGCCATAACTATGTCATATACCTTACCGCCATTCTTCTTGTATATTATTAGCTTTGACATCTTTTCTACACCTTTTCTCGACCAGCCTTTAGGTCTTGAACTTAAACGGGATGAAAATACATGACTCACATGACCTTCAGCACTACAACCCACTATTCCTCTGTTTGACCTTATTTCTATACCATCCCAATTATTTAAAATATATCGCTTTGCATTTTTTATAGCCTTTATTTTATTTTCATTATCGCCTGTCTTTTCAATTATCTTTTTAAAAACCTTTGTTAGCATTTTTTTATCAGATAAATTCAAAGCCTCCTGTAAATCTTGGCTTATTGCTTCATCATTTAAATGTGTGGTCGCAACTCTTACGTATTTTTGAAGATGGTATCTATCAAGTACAAATTTACTTTTTGAAAGACAGTTAACTCCTTGCCTTATCCATGACGCCCCATCTCCTGATATATACACCGTCTCTAAAAAATCAACGTCATATTGTTTATATATGTATTCCGATACTTCAAGCCACAAATCTTCTGAATTCTTATACACTCCCCCAAAATATCGAACATTCTTTAATACTTTTCTCTTCTTATTACTTTTTTCAAAGTCAATTCCCTCATGCACATATACAAGTTTTGGCATAATTGTATTTCTCTTGCCCTTCTCATTCTGTCTCAATATACTTTTTTGTTGTAATGCTACATGGTCCTCATCGGCCTCAACATACAATATTTTTACTTCTCTCTTTTTATCTACTTTTATTTCAGGCTCAACTATTTCAATATTATGTATTTTATTCATCACTGCTTGTTTGCTGATTTCATCAATATATGTCGCCTTTTCTCCTGCCTTTCTGTAGCTGCTGTCAGCTGCTTCATCTATTGCATTAATTACAACATCGGCACTTACTCTGTCATGTGGTTCTACACCTACAATCCTGTCGACTAGGTGTTGTCTATTACCATTTTCCTTATGCTTAAAATATGTCCTGTTATAACTTAGTGTTCCAAATGTCGTTAAAATAGCTGTTTTATCTTTTCTTATAATTTCCCAATACTGTTTCCTTATTTCACAGTTACGGAAATATTCATCCATATCTTCAAGCACTTCTTTAAGTATATCGCGTCCAAGTTTAAATAAATCTTCTTTTAGACCAAGAACAAGATCAGCTAAGTCTTTTCCTTCTTCAATAAAATTTTTTATCTTTTTTTCAATTCTTTTTACCCCAAATTCATTAAAATGTTGTATACTATTATACATAGAAGATGTCATCCTTTCTATTTATTATTTTTGCTTAATTAATATCTTAACAGGATGTCATCTTCTTTTCAATTATATATGGTATTTTATGTCTCATTCCCTACAATAACTTTACGCTAACTTTAAAACTATTCCACATCAGGTATATACCATTTTGCAAAATTATCATACTTGCTCCATATACAAGGGTTAAACTCTCCCCTGATTCTTTTGTTGTATATAGCCGCATCGTAAAAGAAATATAATCCGAGATACGGCATATCCTCGTATATTGCTTCTTTCATGTTAATAAAATATGCTTTCTTCATTGATGAGTCTGTTTCCCGTAAAATCATAGACAAATAACTATCTACAATCTCATTTTCGTAGCCGGCAATATTAATACCCGTTCCGATTTCAGCCGATGAGTACAAAAAGGATATGTCCGGTATTGACGGCACATTACATCCAACAAAAGCCATATCAAACTTACCGGATTTTACTTTATTTAGCTCATCTTCCCATGTTACCTCTTTGATATTCAGAGCAATTCCCACTTCCTGAAGCTGGCCTTGTATTTCCTTTGCCACCTCGAGTCTACGTTCGTTATCGGTATTCACCAATAACTCCAGAGTAAGAGAAGTATTAACACCGTTTATCCTCTTGTATAAAACACCGTTTCTCTCCGTCCACCCACTGTCATTAAGTATTTGCTTTGCTTTTTCAACATCCCTTTCATAGGAAACAATGTTTGTATCATACAACCATGTATCCGGAATTACAGGCAAGTCCGACACCACTGCCTCACCGGGCATAACATCATTTACAAGCTTGCTCCGGTCAACAGCATAGGCTATCGCTTTTCTTACTTCTTTTTCCTTGAGAATTTTGTTGGACAGGTTAAAGGCAATAAATTCAAACCTGTTGCTCACATATTTCTTAAGAGTTATATCCGATCTTCCGCTGTAACCGATCCAATTCTTTGTATCGGCTATGATCATGTCAACTTCCCTGGACTGAAAGGCATTGGTTACAGAACTGTCCTTTCCGTATATTTTTATATTAATCTCCGTGATATACGGCAAGGTAAGCCCGCTCTCATCTGTATCGGAATTTTTCCACCAGCTCTCATTGTCCTCAAGTCTTATAAACTCGTTCTCTCTATACTCTACAAATTTATACGGCCCTGTCCCGATAGGTCTGTCATTTTTTGGCGTATTCATAATGTCTTCCCCC
The genomic region above belongs to Acetivibrio saccincola and contains:
- a CDS encoding PA14 domain-containing protein, which gives rise to MRLKGLIMDISEHTVTVLTKDNEFYKLKRRPTMYKSQEVEFKKSDIINLTYYMKRFSMVAACFILILSGLMFSGIVPFWSVNSSEVFGYVSLDVNPGIGFEVDEGQKILRLSYLEGLPDNFGEELALEGMEISEGLFSIIEYYKKTGILRDGEENYVLLAGAVNDKNKTARKDMDGAESKIMDSLKSYRNTIREEFPNINMLVIESNAEQMKLSEKNHISMGKYTIFTEINQGEGGISIEEFKKLSLKDIIEEYMKLAKNNPDSDEEAKTTPDVTAVPEDTPTPKSGDSTEEDVTTPDESREEVTSTPEVTDESTDETTSEATPETTPGTTPGDVPAATMPETTMPAVIPPSTETPAATPDSTSKPQNTPTTTPTVTPTRTPTVKPSETPEPDETQKPRPTPSITPTTTPTTTPTSTPVPRETQRPMPTSSSTPIIRPSATPTPGETQDPRQTPDTKPTTTPGDQEPEDVGTGLRGEYYNNPDFTDLAGTRIDPEINFNWGRNLPHPDLNDDGSLSIRWEGQIKVENTEMYTFYINRGYGVRLWVNNIMVINEWTKDIWGMSSFGHIFLIGGQKYNIKLEYHDFNNFRNYGNMKLEWSSPSISREVVPQRVLFPSEKTLSMPKELQGDGNGLRGEYYNGMNFMDFKATVVDPEINFNWGIYPPHESIYNNGVYSIRWTGKVQPPDSGEYTFYVTHSSGAKLWVDGKLIIDEWNAMWEVTSTGKIYLEAGKKYDIYLEYNKNMGNGTIRLEWERPGMARTVIPQSQLYSE
- the sigI gene encoding RNA polymerase sigma-I factor — its product is MYFSGRGGMVIIIFTVYNSDGESVAQTIKRIKEGDNEAREKFIKDYIPFILKVLSKDIFETSNIKNCDEYSIGLIAFNEAIEKYDSKKSSTGFNFFSFAEQVIKRRIIDYFRFKSKSRHELPFSYLENDEQNYEERYLRDDTGSKFERIELFQEIKHYNKKLESFGMKISDMPKYMPKHRDSREMCIKVARKIVEHKEIYNKLITKKYLPIKELTKIVDLHPRTLQRNRNYIISLCLIYGNDYEHLKSYLGSSKEVVK
- a CDS encoding peptide ABC transporter substrate-binding protein, producing the protein MKKRTLLLVVFIFINVLITGCNVDLNSLLGENSGNDYSFLNNDIDDILDTGPVKSGVLNLFSTAPDTLNPILTANAFVKDYSCFIYESLVKLNDKQKPVPVLAERWEPSEGGKVWTFYLRDNVYWHDNIRLSAEDVEFTASTIVNAGSKSPYASSFKNVVSFSAVDSKTFRVEMDGPNSFTPELMTFPIIPKHYYLGEDIMNTPKNDRPIGTGPYKFVEYRENEFIRLEDNESWWKNSDTDESGLTLPYITEINIKIYGKDSSVTNAFQSREVDMIIADTKNWIGYSGRSDITLKKYVSNRFEFIAFNLSNKILKEKEVRKAIAYAVDRSKLVNDVMPGEAVVSDLPVIPDTWLYDTNIVSYERDVEKAKQILNDSGWTERNGVLYKRINGVNTSLTLELLVNTDNERRLEVAKEIQGQLQEVGIALNIKEVTWEDELNKVKSGKFDMAFVGCNVPSIPDISFLYSSAEIGTGINIAGYENEIVDSYLSMILRETDSSMKKAYFINMKEAIYEDMPYLGLYFFYDAAIYNKRIRGEFNPCIWSKYDNFAKWYIPDVE
- a CDS encoding ISLre2 family transposase, which translates into the protein MYNSIQHFNEFGVKRIEKKIKNFIEEGKDLADLVLGLKEDLFKLGRDILKEVLEDMDEYFRNCEIRKQYWEIIRKDKTAILTTFGTLSYNRTYFKHKENGNRQHLVDRIVGVEPHDRVSADVVINAIDEAADSSYRKAGEKATYIDEISKQAVMNKIHNIEIVEPEIKVDKKREVKILYVEADEDHVALQQKSILRQNEKGKRNTIMPKLVYVHEGIDFEKSNKKRKVLKNVRYFGGVYKNSEDLWLEVSEYIYKQYDVDFLETVYISGDGASWIRQGVNCLSKSKFVLDRYHLQKYVRVATTHLNDEAISQDLQEALNLSDKKMLTKVFKKIIEKTGDNENKIKAIKNAKRYILNNWDGIEIRSNRGIVGCSAEGHVSHVFSSRLSSRPKGWSRKGVEKMSKLIIYKKNGGKVYDIVMAQKQKKLASSRQEIQEKLIKELKKSSNRYESVWNSNLTVIHKGCKTGLYKELRRIIGICG
- a CDS encoding endo-1,4-beta-xylanase, with amino-acid sequence MKKAFTKAGILLLVVSIIMTMVIFTGNNLPKEVSASATAYGDLNSDGVIDTLDLAMLSRYIMEITDTLPVQEKVADLNGDGVLDSVDVSLMSRYILEIIDKFPVESEGGTKPTSPPPPPTKTPGPNTKDAFRKIEAENFDETNSTTIQTVGTGDGDNAIGWIEPGDYVVYKDLNFSPGAKSMEVYVATQNDTVDIEIRLDSPDGNPVAILTVENTGGWNFYQRASVNLPTINGVYDLYLTFKDSVNVNWIQFSTDEATPPPTPTPVPPTTPINGTTLKELAESRGMYIGTSVGSVFHQKNDLMYYEVLKREFNMVVAENEMKFDTIQPARGQYNFGPGDRLVEFAEEHGMAVRGHTLIWHNQTPQWLENGNWTRDELLEIMREHIYTVMEHYKGKIIHWDVVNEAISDNNGALRTHDSIWMRVIGEDYIEYAFRFAREADPDALLFYNDYNISDMGGVKADACYNLVKRLVEKGVPIDGVGFQGHYINNMHPSYIQNIDRNVKRYADLGLKVAFTEVDIRMNEHGSDYDLQVQASNYKDVVSIAVNNPNVDTFVMWGFTDKYSWVPREFPGQGRALIFDEEYEPKPAYFSVAEALKKR